The DNA sequence gaggaagggGGACAGGCTGGGGGCACCTGCGTTGCTACTTAGGCCACCTTCTTAGACAGGTGGGCCTTCATTCCAGGCTCCTCTTCCATGTCCAGCAtgtccttcttcccaggcacTGTGGGGGGAGCAGAAGAAGGTTTTGCAGAGGCTGGGGTATGCTGGGAGTATTCCCAGGAAGTGCCTGGTTGGAGAAACAACATGTCTGCTCCTGGGAGCTGGGCTGAGGCTTTGCTGGGctgcctctcccacccacccTTCTCCCAGCCCCGACCCACGCCTTccccagtgggggaggggcagggggctggagGAACACAGCTTCCCCCTGTTCCAGTAGAGAAATGCTGGCTGGATGCCTTCCCTAGGGTTCCCAGGCCGACTGGGGTGTGGCTGGCCTTCTGACTGAGCCCACTCTTGCtgggccactgcccaggggctttGTGGCACGTAGGTCGGGATGGTATTCCGGCCAGGGGTCAGGATTCTTGGGTTCTGTGGTAGGCATGGTCCTGATGCCTCAGTGTCCCATTTCTGGGCTGGGCTTCCTGCCACCTGGCTGCTCTGGGGCCTATATGCTTCGAGACCAGGCTTCGAGTTCTTCTCACTgacccttcctctccctttcttgGGGTTTCCTCCCTTTCCAGAGATGCCCTGTATCCAAGCCCAATATGGGACGCCAGCACCGAGCCCAGGACCGCGTGACCATCTGGCAAGTGACCCCCTGACCCCCGAGTTCAGCAAGCCCACTATGGACCTGGCCAGCCCTGAGGCGGCTCCTGCTGCCCCGACTGCCCTGCCCAGCTTCAGCACCTTCATGGACGGCTACACAGGGGAGTTTGACACCTTCTTCTACCAGCTGCCAGGAACAGCCCAGCCATGCTCCTCGGCCTCCTCCTCCGCCTCTTCCACATCCTCATCCTCGGCCAcctcccctgcctctgcctccttcaAGTTCGAGGACTTCCAGGTGTACGGCTGCTACCCTGGCCCCCTGAGCGGCCCACTAGATGAGACCCTGTCCTCCAGCGGCTCTGACTACTATGGCAGCCCCTGCTCAGCCCCGTCACCGTCCACACCCAGCTTCCAGCCTCCCCAGCTCTCTCCCTGGGATGGCTCATTCGGCCATTTCTCGCCCAGCCAGACTTACGAAGGCCTGCGAGCATGGACAGAGCAGCTGCCCAAGGTGTCTGGGCCCCCACAGCCTCCGGCCTTCTTCTCCTTCAGTCCCCCCACCGGCCCCAGCACCAGCCTGGCCCAGAGCTCCCTGAAGTTGTTCCCCTCGCAGGCCGCCCaccagctgggggagggagagagctaTTCCATGCCCACAGCTTTTCCGGGCCTGGCGCCCACCTCCCCACACCTTGATGGATCAGGGATACTGGATGCGCCCGTGACCTCAGCCAAGGCCCGGAGCGGGGCCCCAGGTGGAAGTGAGGGCCGCTGTGCTGTGTGTGGGGACAGCGCTTCATGCCAGCATTACGGTGTCCGCACCTGCGAGGGCTGCAAGGGCTTCTTCAAGGTATTGTGCTACCCTGGGTGGGGCTGCTTGTTGGAAGTGGGGCTGATCTGTCCCCCGCTGGGGTCTGTGGCAGCCTCCCTGGCTGGTCGTGTCCCACAGGAAGGGGGAAGGCCTGTCAGGTGGGCCACATTCCTAGGGACCCTTAGATGCAGGGGCTGGGACTTCTGATTTGCCAGGACACGCAGGGGCCTATGGGACTGCAGAGAGCTTGAGGGAGGGGTGAGACACGGGCTGCGGGGGTCCCCAGGAGGGAAGTTCTAGCGGCCAGCCTCTGGTTTTCCctacccctcctcccccaactcaaGGTCCTGGTGGGAAGGGGCGCCCCAGGCTCTCGTGTTCCTGGCATGAGATGAAAGGATCTGGGCAGAGGGTTTGGTGCTTGAGGGCTGGGGGTGGACTCGGGAACAGGCTGTGTGTTTGTCCCAGTGCTGGGTGCCTGCTTAGCTTCctgttcccacccccagcccctcggcCCTCTCCTGTCTGCCCCAGGGAAGGGGCAGCCGACACAGGCACATTAGAAAGTGCAGGTGTCTGGACTGCTGGGGCGCCCCTGGCCCCTAACCTGTGTCCTGGGTCCTTCTGAGGCAGAAACCACCTCCAATGTCTCTAAGACTTTCTCTCCCCCACACCCCCTTccgtctctccctcccctgccacccaaATGTTAGAAAAATAGCTGTGAACAGAGAGCGCTTTTGTCTGCAATGGCAGCAGGATCTGGAAGgtcccctcccctgggctcccctCCTCTGACAGCCTGTTCCGTGTTGCCCCCCCCCACTCAGCGCACAGTGCAGAAAAACGCCAAGTACATCTGCCTGGCTAACAAGGACTGCCCTGTGGACAAGAGGCGGCGAAACCGCTGCCAGTTCTGCCGCTTCCAGAAGTGCCTGGCTGTGGGCATGGTGAAGGAAGGTGTGTGCCTGGGTTGGGGCCCAGCAGGGCAGAGGTGGGCCTGAGCAGGGTGGGCAGACAGAGTCCCCAGGCTTCTGCCCCGGAGACCACAGGGGAGGGCATGCCTGGAACTTTCTTCCACTCCTACCTCCAGACCCCTGGGCCCGAATAGGAGGCAGCATCCACCTGCCTGGATTGTGAGAGTGGTGGTAGGGGGAGGTCCCTGTAGTGGGGCTCTGGGGCTGTGGGTCCTtgggacttggggtgggggggttcaTCGCAGCAGTGGTGTGCACAGCTTGGGCTGAGGGTCCCTTCCTCGGGTCCCTTCCTTCCTCACCCCTGCCCGTTCCTCTGCAGTCGTCCGCACAGACAGCCTGAAGGGGCGGCGGGGCCGATTACCTTCAAAACCCAAGCAGTCCCCGGATGCCTCTCCTGCCAATCTCCTCACCTCCCTGGTCCGGGCGCACCTGGACTCCGGGCCCAGCACTGCCAAACTGGACTACTCCAAGGTGAGGCCCCACTcgcccctccctgctgctgctcctgggaaGGCTATGGGTGCACGTGCGGTGCTTTTGGGCATGTTAGAAAAGCCCCCCTCCAGTCTGACAAATCAGAAATAGAGGAGCCCCTCTAAGCTGACCAGATGGGAAAATGCACCCCGTCAGGCAGGTGGCCAGTTAGAAAAACGTTCCTTGTGGCAGCTGCGGCGCTGGGTTAACATGTGAGTCTTGGCAAGTAAGAGCGTAGGCCGAGTCTCAGGTGCACTCTCGCTCCCAGGATCTGGCCTCCACGTGTCGGGCACAGCTGGACGTGGGGGCGCTGAAGGACCCTGCCTGGGGTGCTGACCCCACTGGACTGCCCTGTTAGTTCCAGGAGCTGGTGCTGCCCCGCTTTGGGAAGGAAGATGCCGGGGACGTGCAGCAGTTCTACGACCTGCTCTCCAGTTCCCTGGAGGTTATCCGCAAGTGGGCCGAGAAGATCCCCGGCTTTGCTGAGCTGTCACCAGGTGACCAGGACCTGTTATTGGAGTCAGCCTTCCTGGAGCTCTTCATCCTCCGCCTGGCCTACCGGTGAGCTGTCTGCTGTCTGCTCGGCCCTCCGCCTTCTGTCCTTACCCTTGAGCCACCCTGACCACTTTCCATGCCCCCCCTCCCACCAGGTCCAAGCCTGGCGAGGGGAAGCTCATCTTCTGCTCAGGCCTGGTGCTGCACCGGCTGCAGTGTGCCCGAGGCTTCGGCGACTGGATCGACAGCATCCTGGCCTTCTCGAGGTCCCTGCACAGTCTGGTTGTCGACGTCCCTGccttctcctgcctctctgctctCGTCCTCATTACCGGTAAGTGGCCAGCGCCACGCTGGGTCCAAGGGGGTGGGTGTCAGGGAGTTGACTGGTCTTCAGGAGGGCGTTGGGTGGGCTGGCACTTCCTGGGCTCCTGCACTGCCCCATGCTCGTGCCCGTCTGTGAAGTGGAGATGACAGGAGTGGGAGAGGGCTGTGCTACGTCTGACTCGACAGCCCCAGCCGGCCTCTGGGTGATCCCAGACTGCCTGGGAGATAGACTGTAGGTGTCATGTACGTGGCCtagggttttggtttgtttttaaagctttccTGTCAATTATATTGTgtacagaaaagtacacaaatgaTAAATTCTCACAAACCACGCTTGCACAACCAGCATGTTGGTCAAGAAAGAGGACATGACTAGCCCCCCAGTGTGCTTCCGTGTGCCCCCTTCCAGCCACTGTCCCCTCAAAGGTAACCACTGCTCTGACTGCTGACAGCACAGATTAGCTGTGCCTGTTTGGGACTTCATGTAACATAGTTATGTAGCATGGACTTTGGTGTTAAGCGTACAGGGTTTCAGATctcatctttttgtttgtttttcaaagcaCCAGACTCTGCCCCCACctcatttttcacttaaatttcccagaggaagcaactATCTAGAACACAATCAGAGGTCTGGGCTGCAGAGGGAGTGGTGAGTTCTGAAATCGGCTCTCCTTGGAGGCAGCCCCTAAAACACTGCTGCCCCACTCCAGGGCTTCTTAGAACAGTCTAGATGAAAAACCACAGGCCTAGCCAGAAGTCCTggattagagttttattttttgtttgtgacctcggacaagtcatttaatctgGCTGGGCCTGGGTTTCTCACTTGGAAAACGAGGCTAACGAGCGTTACTGCCCTCTCAGACGTGTGCTGCGGCTTACACGTGGGCTCGTACTTCAGTGACGTGCCAGAGGAACATGAGGGGTGGCCAGTGCCAGCAGTTTACAGGCCCGGGGGGAGGCCAGGGCCTCGGGGGTCTGGTCCTCAGATGTGTGGGTAATCCTGTGCCCTCCTCGCAGAGCGGCACGGGCTGCAGGAGCCGAGGCGGGTGGAGGAGCTGCAGAACCGCATTGCCAGCTGCCTGAAGGAGCACGTGTCCGCCATGGCCGGCGAGCCCCAGCCGGCCGGCTGCCTGTCGCGCCTGTTGGGCAAACTGCCCGAGCTGCGGACCCTGTGCACCCAGGGCCTGCAGCGCATCTTCTACCTCAAGCTGGAGGACCTGGTGCCCCCTCCACCCATCATTGACAAGATCTTTATGGACACGCTGCCCTTCTGACCCCAGCCCGGGAacacgtgtgcacacgtgtgtgcactcTCATTTGCCACCCCACGTGCCTTTAGCCCACGGACCCCCAGAGCACCCCCAAGCCTAGGCCTGAGCCGCAGACTGGCCCACCTTCTCGCCTGCTGCAGGAGGTTGGCAGGGAGCTCAaaccctgggggagggggtgcattCCTGGGGGTGACCCCACTATTTGTCTTaccccccagccccgccctggcCTTCATGTTTTTTGTAAGTAAACCGTTTTTAACACACACTGCCATGCTGTACATAAGCTGGATGACGCTGTAAATACAGGAAGGAAGAGGTTGAGGTGGGAGtgagggttggaaggaagggaCGGGCCCCCCACCAGCCTGGGCAGGCCTCTCCAGCCTTCTCCTGCTGGcgctctcttcccaccctccttccACGTGTACATAAACTGTCACTCTAGGAAGAAGACAAATGACAGATTCTGAcatttatatttgtgtattttcctgGATTTATAGTATGTGACTTTTctgattaatatatttaatatattgaataaaaaatagacaTGTAGCTGAAACTGGGATCTAGTCTCTCTCTGAcacccttccccccgcccccataaTGACATAGGAGACAGGGGTGGCTCTGGATCCATCCTGGATTTTACCAGCCTGAGCCAACAGGCCTCAGTGTACTCACTTGGTGGATGATAATGACACCTGCTTCACGGGCTTGTGCACAGCACTTAGACTGGTCTCGAACGCGGGGCAGCCTCCGCTAAGCTTGCCTGGCCTGTGCTAGGGCCTTCAGTGGCAGCAGCTGGCCCAGGGATTACAGCACCAGCTCTAGCGACAGACCTGGCTGCGGGTCTCAGGGCTGCCACTTGCAGTTCCCaacctgggcaagttactctGATTcttggtttccacatctgtaaaacaggaagaGGAGTCGGCCCAGCCTCATAGAGCTTTCAGGACTAGAGGAGTGTGTTTGTGTAGGGCTTCGCATGGGTTGGGTATGATAAGCCCTAAATGGCAGTAGCTATTGGTATCCAGTTAAAGTTTTTTCCATCCTTGTCCTCAGCATTCCTTCCCACGCCCTGCCACCCCGGCAACAGCATGCGGGGAGCTGGCAGTCCTGGCCTTCGTGGCAAGGTTGTACCGAGGTCCCTACCTGTGCCCCCCAGGCTCATTGGTGGTTTAGTCAGCTGGCTTAAAATATAGATTCCTCctagaatggagaaaaaaaaaggaagtagatTTCTAGGCTCTACCCCCAGAGACTCAGACTTGGCGAGGGGTGGGGCCCTTGTATCCGTACTTGTAGAAAGTGCCCGGGTGCTTGTGATGCAGGTGGTCTGGACACCACCCTTTTGAGACACACGAACCTAGATGGACCCAACATGAGGCCCAAGGTAGCTGGCCACCAGGCAGGGCCTGGCACCCTTCACTGTGCCCGTCCAGCCTCGCCATTTCCTTCCCCGGGACCTGATAGGAGCCCTGAAGGCTGTGCCCTCACACCCATTGCTTACAGCCCTTGGCCCAGGACCCCTGAGTCTCCACCCCCATAGCCCCTGGGAACTGGCCAGATGAGAGGCAGCTGGATGTGGGTCAGAGCAGGGAGACTTAAGGGCCTTCGTGGTGCTCCAGCCACAGCCTGCAGGCTCCCCAAGGGCCCCCCAGCCGATGCCTTCACTTGGGTTTTGGGAACACAGTCCAGCCTCAGGCCTTCTGAAGCACCtgtgtggggctgggtgggggtgacCACCACCCCCAGCAGTGCTGTGGACTTCCAAGCACGCATCCctgacaccccacccccagagccccCAAGTGGGCCTCTGTCAGCAGCACCTGCACCTGACAGTACGGGGCAGTCAAGAGATGGGCTTCTGTCCCCAGTCCTGCCTCCAACTCCGTGCTGCCCTCCCAGAAGACCCCCttcctcactgagcctcagtgtccctgtCCATTCAGCGGGGAGCTGAGTCTGGTGGCGGTGCTCTGGTTAGGAGCAGACAGAGCTTGCTGGGAAATATCCCACCAGCTGTGGCTGGACTGAGTCCTCTTTTGGGTCACCCTCCTCCAGATTCCTGCCTTTAGCACAGACAGATGAGGGGCAGGCAGGCCCCTGGGGAGGGCAAAAGGACTCCTTAGATGCTTGGGAacagggtggggcagagggagagtcTTGGTCCTTGTAGATCTCTAAGCCCCGTCGTGATGATAGTAGCGACTGGGCATTATGGTCACCACCGGCTAGATTCTTGCCATGTGATACATGTTATTTCTAGCCTCGCTACCGTCCAATGAGAGCATGATCCCGCCCCCTCACGGGTGGGCACCGCTATGGAGTTGTAAAGAGCAAGGACATTGGAGCCGACCTCCTGGGTTTAAATCTTGGCTCCAGCTCTTAGAGCTGTGTtattttggcaagttacttaacctttctgtgcctctgttttcatctataaatgaggaaaacaattGTACCTGTTTTATAAAGTTACTGTAGGGATTACAGGAGAGAATACATATAAAGAGTTTCcaagagtgcctggcacgtagcaagtacccaataaatattagctattgtttttataaaa is a window from the Eulemur rufifrons isolate Redbay chromosome 16, OSU_ERuf_1, whole genome shotgun sequence genome containing:
- the NR4A1 gene encoding nuclear receptor subfamily 4immunitygroup A member 1; translation: MPCIQAQYGTPAPSPGPRDHLASDPLTPEFSKPTMDLASPEAAPAAPTALPSFSTFMDGYTGEFDTFFYQLPGTAQPCSSASSSASSTSSSSATSPASASFKFEDFQVYGCYPGPLSGPLDETLSSSGSDYYGSPCSAPSPSTPSFQPPQLSPWDGSFGHFSPSQTYEGLRAWTEQLPKVSGPPQPPAFFSFSPPTGPSTSLAQSSLKLFPSQAAHQLGEGESYSMPTAFPGLAPTSPHLDGSGILDAPVTSAKARSGAPGGSEGRCAVCGDSASCQHYGVRTCEGCKGFFKRTVQKNAKYICLANKDCPVDKRRRNRCQFCRFQKCLAVGMVKEVVRTDSLKGRRGRLPSKPKQSPDASPANLLTSLVRAHLDSGPSTAKLDYSKFQELVLPRFGKEDAGDVQQFYDLLSSSLEVIRKWAEKIPGFAELSPGDQDLLLESAFLELFILRLAYRSKPGEGKLIFCSGLVLHRLQCARGFGDWIDSILAFSRSLHSLVVDVPAFSCLSALVLITERHGLQEPRRVEELQNRIASCLKEHVSAMAGEPQPAGCLSRLLGKLPELRTLCTQGLQRIFYLKLEDLVPPPPIIDKIFMDTLPF